The Collimonas fungivorans Ter331 genome has a segment encoding these proteins:
- a CDS encoding TetR/AcrR family transcriptional regulator yields the protein MKAVSPVREQLLEHTLVLLGTRGYNGFSYRDLAELVGVKTSSIHYYFPTKEDLALAAVQAYAANIGEIMRDMDVNGPLKEQVEKYLALWRKNLGTGRVCLCGMLAAEATSLPQNVLAALQAFYSMHEAWITQRLERAVADKGVQLPAPPSVYAMTILGALQSGLISARLFGKPCRLDAASAMLRSAVTPENGKQQAAPADAVLS from the coding sequence ATGAAGGCCGTTTCCCCCGTACGCGAACAATTACTGGAGCACACGCTGGTCCTGCTGGGCACGCGCGGCTACAACGGCTTCAGTTACCGCGACCTGGCCGAGCTGGTCGGCGTCAAGACTTCCAGCATCCACTATTATTTCCCGACCAAGGAAGACCTGGCGCTAGCGGCGGTGCAAGCCTATGCGGCAAATATCGGCGAAATCATGCGCGACATGGATGTGAACGGGCCGCTCAAGGAACAGGTCGAGAAATACCTGGCGCTGTGGCGCAAGAATCTCGGCACCGGCCGCGTCTGCCTATGCGGCATGCTGGCCGCCGAAGCCACCAGCCTGCCGCAAAACGTATTGGCCGCCTTGCAGGCTTTCTACAGCATGCACGAGGCCTGGATTACGCAGCGGCTAGAGCGCGCGGTTGCCGACAAGGGCGTGCAATTGCCCGCCCCGCCATCGGTCTATGCCATGACCATTCTCGGCGCCTTGCAAAGCGGGCTGATTTCCGCGCGCCTGTTCGGCAAACCCTGCCGGCTCGACGCGGCATCGGCCATGTTGCGCTCTGCCGTGACGCCGGAAAACGGCAAACAACAGGCGGCGCCCGCCGACGCTGTCTTATCCTGA
- a CDS encoding LysR family transcriptional regulator — MTIQEPGWDLYRAFLAVLEEGSLSGGARSLGLTQPTMGRQIETLELALGVKLFTRSQTGLAATDTALTLRPFAENLRATANALRRASTDASANGGGTVRITASEVVCVEVLPPILTALRETHPAIKIELVASNRTQDLLQRDADIAVRMVQPSQAALIARRIGAIPLGLFAHRRYLELHGMPASIAELKQHTLIGFDQETNYIRAMQKRGLPLSRDTFSLSADNQLVQLAAIRAGYGIGMCQTGLVKNNPDLSPVLPAALKDELETWIVMHEDLRSSERCRITFDALASGVSRYITDNDQPARTAPWTD; from the coding sequence ATGACTATCCAAGAACCAGGCTGGGACCTGTACCGGGCGTTCCTGGCCGTGCTGGAAGAAGGCTCGCTGTCCGGCGGCGCCCGCAGCCTGGGATTGACTCAGCCCACCATGGGCCGCCAGATCGAAACATTGGAGCTGGCGCTGGGAGTAAAACTGTTCACCCGCTCGCAAACCGGGCTGGCCGCGACCGACACCGCGCTCACCTTGCGGCCGTTCGCCGAAAACCTGCGCGCCACCGCCAATGCCCTGCGCCGCGCCTCGACCGACGCCAGCGCCAACGGCGGCGGCACGGTGCGCATCACGGCGTCGGAAGTGGTTTGCGTCGAGGTCTTGCCGCCGATCCTGACCGCGCTGCGCGAAACCCATCCGGCCATCAAGATTGAACTGGTGGCCTCGAACCGCACCCAGGACCTGCTGCAACGCGATGCCGATATCGCCGTGCGGATGGTGCAGCCCAGCCAGGCGGCCCTGATCGCGCGCCGGATCGGCGCCATTCCGCTCGGCCTGTTTGCGCACCGCCGCTACCTGGAATTGCACGGCATGCCGGCCAGCATCGCCGAACTGAAGCAGCACACGCTGATCGGCTTCGACCAGGAAACCAATTACATCCGCGCCATGCAAAAGCGCGGCCTGCCGCTGTCGCGCGACACGTTTTCGCTGAGCGCCGACAACCAGCTGGTGCAGCTGGCGGCGATCCGCGCCGGTTACGGCATCGGCATGTGCCAGACGGGACTGGTAAAAAACAATCCCGATTTGTCGCCGGTGCTGCCGGCGGCGCTCAAGGACGAACTCGAAACCTGGATCGTGATGCATGAAGACCTGCGTTCCAGCGAGCGCTGCCGGATCACCTTCGATGCCTTGGCCAGTGGCGTTTCCCGCTACATAACCGACAACGACCAGCCGGCCAGAACCGCGCCATGGACCGATTAA
- a CDS encoding SDR family NAD(P)-dependent oxidoreductase, translating to MKQQIALVLGATGGIGNAMAKKLMQRGWQVRALHRRADQMAASDHDSGIVWRQGDAMQEQDVIAAADGVSIIVHAVNPPAYRNWAQLVVPMIDNSIAAARASGARIILPGTVYNYGADAFPDLREVSPQNPSTRKGAIRVQLEQRLRQAAQSGVRSLVVRAGDFFGPHMANSWFSQGLVKPGQPVATVSYPGQRGIGHQWAYLPDVAETMMQLIEHEPALAAFDTFHMNGHWDADGTEMVAAIGRVTGQPGLKAKSFPWWLLPLAAPFVPVFRELREMSYLWRQPLRLDNRRLLQLLGSEPHTRLDEALKATLGGMRCLKQ from the coding sequence ATGAAACAGCAGATCGCATTGGTGCTCGGCGCCACCGGCGGCATCGGCAACGCCATGGCAAAAAAACTGATGCAGCGCGGCTGGCAAGTGCGGGCGCTGCACCGGCGTGCAGACCAGATGGCCGCCAGCGACCACGACAGCGGCATCGTTTGGCGTCAAGGCGACGCTATGCAGGAGCAGGATGTGATCGCCGCCGCTGACGGCGTGTCGATCATCGTCCATGCGGTCAACCCGCCGGCCTATCGCAACTGGGCGCAGCTGGTAGTGCCGATGATAGACAACAGCATCGCCGCGGCGCGCGCATCCGGCGCCCGCATCATCCTGCCCGGCACCGTCTACAACTACGGCGCCGACGCTTTTCCAGACCTGCGCGAAGTTTCGCCGCAAAATCCGAGCACTCGCAAGGGAGCGATCCGGGTGCAGCTGGAGCAGCGGCTGCGCCAGGCCGCGCAGAGCGGCGTGCGCTCGCTGGTGGTGCGCGCCGGCGACTTCTTCGGGCCGCACATGGCCAATTCCTGGTTTTCGCAAGGCCTGGTCAAGCCGGGGCAGCCAGTGGCGACGGTGAGTTACCCCGGGCAGCGCGGCATCGGCCATCAGTGGGCTTACCTGCCGGACGTGGCCGAGACCATGATGCAACTGATCGAGCACGAACCGGCGCTGGCTGCTTTCGATACCTTCCACATGAACGGCCACTGGGACGCCGACGGCACCGAAATGGTGGCCGCCATCGGGCGCGTCACCGGCCAGCCGGGCCTGAAGGCAAAAAGCTTCCCCTGGTGGCTGCTGCCGCTGGCGGCGCCGTTCGTCCCGGTTTTCCGCGAGCTGCGCGAGATGAGCTACCTGTGGCGCCAGCCCTTGCGCCTGGACAACCGGCGTCTGCTGCAGCTGCTCGGCAGCGAGCCGCACACCCGGCTGGACGAGGCGCTGAAGGCGACGCTGGGAGGCATGCGCTGCCTGAAACAGTGA